aacaatatgtatattaatttctatttttattttgaagACCCTTTTGGGCATATAATGGGCCTTATTTGTCAATAGGGCCATCTAGCCAGTGAAGTCACCATGGGCCCATGCTACGAGTCCACGACCCCAAGCGCCTTTCTTCTTCCAAAAGGGTAATTTAGTAATTCCACTTTTATTTCCGCCGCATAAAGGCTCTAGGGTTTCTCATATCAGAGCCTCAGCGAAGCCAAACTCCTTCTTGCTCTCAACCTCGACTAGGCTGGAGGAGGCGCGCCTGCAGATCTCTGTTTAGCATTAGGGCACGGTACACATTTTCTGAACTGCAATCTTTGATTTTCATCGTCATcactcatcatcttcttattctTCTATTGGTTCTTAGGCTCTGTGGGTAATCTGATCTCTTTTGTTTGCTCTGTGTTTAAGTGAATTAATTCAAATGTTTGCGCATCAGCGCGTTTTCTGAATGTCTCTTGTCATCTTTAGTCACTTCATAATGGTTTCATTTTGGGTTTTTAAGTGAGATTGTGCATATGTTGGTATGATTTAGTTTTTAGGCTGAGTAAAACTCAAACTTGTTTGCATCTCACAGCTCATGGGCATAACTTTAAACTGTTGAGCTATAGAGCGAGATCTTTGATTGTTTCATCTGCAGTCTCAAAATGATAAGAAGCAAAAATCGTTaaagtatatatttttttggttGATGATATCTCTAGTTGTGGTTGGGAGGAATTTTATCCAACTCTATACAACAGAACATGCTCGCGTTATGCCTACTTATTTTATATCCATTAATCGTTGGTTATTAGTTCTGGGTTGTGAGCCTGCGAACCGTGATCCATTAAGTAAGGTTTCTAGgcagtgcttttttttttttttgttacaaaTATGCTTTATGCCCATTACAAAACATTCCTTGGTATCATAGGGCTTATATGTGTATTATTAGGCTCTAATTGTAAAGGAACATGCTATTATTGCTTGTTTTTTAGTGGTCCTGTGTTTGAGTGGGTGTCTAAAAGAGGTGAATATATTGGTATAGTAGGTTGCTTTCCGTGGTGGGAATCTCTCTAATACAAATTTGGTAGATTACAACTAGAAGTAAGCTTTGTTTTAATTTACCATCCAGTTGAGACCATTAATTTTGAGATATTAGTGGGTTCCATGGCAAATTATATGACGCTTTTTAATCATTAGAATGCCTTAACGTGCACACACACAAACTCTTTTGTATTTAGTTACCACTTGATTAAGTAGTTCATTGCTTTTAAAATGCAAGTGTGTACAAGTATGTGAGTCCTCTTTTCTTCTAACTCTGGTTTGGGCAGCAAATTTCCACCTCATATTCAATAATTTTAaagctattttatatttgatggCAGCCTTGCCTTGTAACAATGGTGAGAGTTAGCGTTCTCAATGATGCTCTCAAGAGCATGTACAATGCAGAAAAGCGTGGGAAGCGCCAGGTCTTGATCAGACCATCCTCTAAAGTCATCATCAAGTTTCTTTTGGTGATGCAAAAGCATGGTATGTTCCTTTTTTATTATTCTATCATTCTAAACGTGTGTGCACGCATGTGCTTGTGTGTTTTTCCTATTTGCTTTTAGAGTTTCACATGAAAATAACTTAAATTTTGTCATGACAGCTACTTTGGCTGCCACTGTCTATTATCTTTTAAAATGGAAGTAGGATTTTTAGAGGATGCTGCAGGAAGAACCAGCTTGTGTTAGCTCAATTAAGTATAAACATGCTTGTATTAGCAGTATTTAAGGTTGACTGTTACTATCAGAAATAGGCTGCCACAGATTGTTGGAACTTAAGTGCGCAGTTTTGCAGAAAGGGAGTGGATAAAGCCAGTGgctttaatttctgcatatttgTGTATTGCTGTAACAGTTTAGATGGTTCTGTGTGTTGAGAATGAGATGAATGCTTCATGGTGCACTGTGTTAAGAGTAGTTGTTGTTTCTGAGTGTTGATGATAGTTTGCGTTGTTTTGGTTTCTCAATTGTGAGGCATTCTGTTTTTCTGTTTCTTCCTGGGGGCCTATTCCCCAGAAAAGATCTTAGCAACCCTGTATCctttgttattatatttatgatgttatttttttgttttactaATTAGGTTACATTGGAGAGTTTGAGTATGTTGATGACCACAGATCTGGAAAACTTGTTGTTGAACTAAATGGGAGGCTAAATAAATGTGGGGTTATTAGCCCTCGCTTTGATGTGGGTGTCAAAGATATTGAATCCTGGACTGCAAGGTTGCTCCCCTCAAGACAGGTTAGTACATGAAGCCTCTCTAAATCAGCTTTCATGGAAATATGTTGGTGATTTGTACTCAAGAGTATTGTTAACTAAATAGATCTCCTTGGTGGGTATCATCAAATAATATGTTTGCCTTTTCGTATATGCTTGGTCCAATTGCCACATGTATAGAATACCCACTAATATAACCAGAGTTTGTCTTCTTATAACTAGAGTTAGTCTTCTTTTATTATGCTGCTTGGTTTATGGTGATGACGGAGTTGATGAAAACTTTCAGTTTGGATATATTGTGCTGACAACTTCCGCCGGCATCATGGATCACGAGGAGGCAAGGAGGAAAAATGTTGGTGGGAAAGTGCTTGGCTTCTTTTATTAGTCTCTTTACTGAAGAATGGATCTAAGTTTTCTGCTTATGAAGAGTTTTTTGGTGTATTTTGGAACTTATTTGCCAGAGGTTTAGTTTTGTGTGAGATTTTGATATTGTTTCTGATTAGGCCAAtgatttttgtttcttgtttcatTTTGATTGTTGTGTTACTCCGAATCATTTTATTCTCCATAACTTGTTAGGCTTTGCCCTCTACACATTGGTTTTCTTAAATATCATGGGGGATTGTTACTTTAAGCATATTGTTTATGGCGTTTTTGGATATTAGCTTTCTATTTggtacttcaaggaaactttaaTTTTGCAAAAGGTCTGTTTTGCAATGCATTCATCCCAAATTATCTGGAAAGCATTCCTACCTGtcgaaaatttgaaatttttaggaTTTTAAATCTCGTCACTTCGTCCTTCTGGGAACTAGGTGAATGTGCGCGCCTTTCAATTATCATTGTGTGGTGCGTAGGTCACATTTATGATAAGCACGAGTCTTTGAAAAAGGGTCATGTCTtgcatttaaataataatagacaCATGGATACCCGTGATTTCGGCCGTTGGCATGTCTATCCTTGCAGCCTTCTTTGACAGTTATAATGTAATATTAATGAAAATGAaagcaaaaattaagaaaaggagGGTGGGGGTTTGGGAATCTCCACTATTTCTTGTGAAAGTAACATGATTGCaagtgttatttaaaattttaaaaataaaaaattaactgaATTCTTGATAGGGTATTAACTGGAGAATTGTCACTAGTTTTAGGTAGAGGTGTAAATCTGGTTGGTATGTTaattcagtaaaaaaaaaatcGATTAATGAAAATTGGTCATATTGAATAGAACCAAACTGAATAGGTTGCCAAATGGCTAATCCATTAAATAAGTTAACCAATTGTCACTATCCAAAAAAACCTTCACTTGAACCTAGTAGAGTGATAAGAGTGCTGATCCTTTGTCAACCTTTGAAATCGGGACCGTCAAAATAAAACAAAGGAAGTTCAGCCCCTTGATAGCCTGTTGCCCAACAAAAACTCGAGAACCAAACGGTTTTTCGGATGATGCTATGAAAGCCATCACATTGATTAGCATGCCAATGTGTCACGGTCTGCCTTTTTCACAAAGgcagcctattgtttaccaacattcatccacgaagcactttcattaacattcaatcagatagcagcggaaataataatcaattcatgaaagccgtggcaaccaagcagtaaatattgaagcaaacgtaattcattaacaaattctccgttgacatgttgtacttagcgagggaggcaagtaggctaagcacgttgacaattgctagtaagttttacaatgactgatgaacactcaccctccccttaaagagctttctaggccattttcactctggcactaggaaatatcaaagtgaccgaggagtcatactgccttatttggcttacaatgaaataaatactagaaaataactctacactagtatttacatgatggaaacccattccaaacacacgagataagcggtcataggcaagcataatgccctgaacaagtttagcccgtgacattctcccccacttatgcggtcgacgtcctcgtagacttttggcgataggtacacttcaactttgtccacgaatggtttCAAATCTTCcacagaaatccagctgatttctttatcatcaaggcacttccacttcactaggaacttctgccgcttcttccttgaggataggaACTTTCTGTCTgtaaggatctcttcaacatcatgtctgtcaggttgcactgtcttcaactctgcgctgtttgactgacttctgcttaggtcgttggtgttggcgttgaatggcttgaggcaattgacatgaaattgcggtcttCTCCTcttatctgcccacttcttcatctgcttagaagctttctccagataggcttgggcaaactttgCATTTAGTCTCCATTCTCTgatgaagatgtacgccctgagactctttcgtctgtacggctcgcccactgtgtgaggtaacagcggcagctggcctgtGACAAGCTCAAAAGAGCTCtttttggttgttgagcgcctttgggcgttgccacagaatggagccacatgaagtagttgcacgccattcttctggttgtcgttgacaaaatggcacaagtactcatctagcagctctctgaatctcttcatctgtccgtctgtTTGTCGATGATAattcgaagagatgtcaaggtgtgacctgaatatcctgaaaaactctgttaagaagttatcagtgaacattaaatcttggtcacaaataataacttggggaacaccccaatgtttcacaacagtcacaaggaacaattgtgtcgtcccctctgccgaacagtactttggtgcggccatgaaagtaccatacttcttctgctcccccttgtcttgttggcaagtgagacaagttttggtataatcaaccacatcatcccgcatgtgcggccaataatacctccccagtagtcctgtcattggagtcattctccgtgaataccccttaacgaacttcctgcagcatttagtaaggccaagaaaggaacgcaactccttcactatcgtggggatcttccgttcttgaatcatccttaccttctccatacccctccggatacgaccttgttcaacgacttgaccaaggaatttgttgctccgccgagcgaaagagaaattctccttcttcacattcagactgtttcccttcagcctgtcgaacaccttccgtagatgctcttcatgtttcctctgaaacgacaccgatgctcccaacggtgttttggaagggcgaacacatcccgcttccacttcatcaagttgcttccccaactctactatctctctaggcgcaatccaacatggccctttagcaggtggtttcactcctgataacaactcgatctcttgctccacagtccgtcgtgaaggcaaattgtgaggcagcttatccagcAACACcgccttatcctcatccaacaccgcttggatggtcgtaggcttcagctcttggcctacttctttgtctaccaccaccacCGTGgttagacgtgtctgctcacccttacccaatccttcattgagttgtatggctgaaagggacttcccttcgtctcttttcgttgcaacgacttgcatcatgcacgagtgatctcccatcagacacagggaaccagccgaaggcatcagcactgccctcgtccccattaggaactccattcctagaatgactggatagtcatccaatggtaccgctgtgaaattcgcatgaccttcccactgtccaagctttatagccacttgcttggctactcccagagtaggctaggctacagagttaactgctttcacgcgtcctgtatccttctctaaggataagttgagtcttcctgcttccaactgcgaaacaaaattatgagtagctcccgtatctaccatagcgcgagtactcttcccatttgtcctcaagtccacaaacattaacccttttgctcgtgtaactttcggtgtttttgcctgcttttccaatgcgttcaccaaccgcactgaacccacccttggggcatcatcctcttccttaTCATCTcccactgcctgttctacaatggaagcctgtaaggcattaagtgatgctttgtgagggcactcaaaaactctatgaggatctcgacacaagaaacattcaattttactcttcccctttccactgggtgtgttgaacccttgagacgacgaagcttcctgtgaggttgatgatttagagtcggctcccccactcttgggtttgccattcttgaaagacttttcactgtttccctctccgccaaaccgtttggacgaagcgatCTCATCACCAGCATAGTCTGTCAAGCGCTCTGCAGCCACTTGTGctgttgacaagtcttgaaccctttgcctgtgaagttcagttcttgcccacggtttcatcccctcaagaaaatagaacaacttgtccttctccgacaaatcccgaatatccaacattaaagcagaaaattgtttcacatattcgctgattgaccccgtatgcttgagatctctcagttttctccttgcattatactcaacgttctcaggaaagaattgggccttgagatctctcctcaagtctgcccaactatcaatcacacagtttccattttcaatttctctatacttggtacgccaccatagtttggcatcaccaaccaagtacatggtcgcagtatccacctttacctgttctgaggccatcctcacaacgcgaaagtactgctccacatcaaacaagaagttctctaactccttggcatctcgggtacccccatacgtcctgggttctggcaccttggttttgctaactcccggagtgttggagttccctatagcaagaaccatcacatttacctttgcatctagatctgccatccgggcttgcaaagtttccacagtgtggcgaaagtcctctgacatgtcgcctatcaaacctgcttgatgtttttgtgatcccctcacttcatcaacaagttctctcatctgggccacctccgcggccatagtattggttgtttcctcaacctgtgcttccagcacgctgatcctctcagcattgtttggcgccatggtcacttaccaaaactttccaaatccaacaacgaaggcaatcgaattcacgtagcaactcaaccttgggctctcaccaagtgtcaccgacttgggctctgataccaaatgtcacggtccacctttttcacaccgttgtgaagggccgtgcggcgctagctaaagcattcttgcttaactagccagcctattgtttaccaacattcatccacgaagcactttcattaacattcaatcagatagcagcggaaataataatcaattcatgaaagccgtggcaaccaagcagtaaatattgaagcaaacgtaattcattaacaaatcctccgttgacatgttgtacttagcgagggaggcaaataggctaagcatgttgacaattgctagtgagttttacaatgactgatgaacactcaccctccccttaAAGAgttttctaggccattctcactctggcactaggaaacatcaaagtgaccgaggagtcatacttccttatttggcttacaatgaaataaatactagaaaataactctacactagtatttacatgatggaaacccattccaaacacacgagataagcggtcataggcaagcataatgccctgaacaagcttagcccgtgacacaatggcaatatgggaaggtaacTTTCGAAAAGAAAACCCAAAATATATAATGAATTTTGAACTATTTTGAGACTGCAAAGTGAATAACTGAAAAGTTAGCAATATATCACATGATTCACGCATAAAGATGATATATTTCGAGTGATGTGGCGcgacataaactaaaattttgaagTAATTAAGGATAAATGATTAAGTCTAGCACATAATAGtagtttcaaaattttaaaagaacaaGAATAAGCGTCTGTCAGTGTTGGTCAAATTAGCTGCGAGGCTATTGCTATTTTGTAAGTGcgatttgtgaagaaaaaggagaGAAGCTTAAGGTGTGTGCCAATAGCGCTATTGCAAGCCAATGCAAGGAGGTGCAATTTCGAGCCTTTGGCTTTTGATTTTCAAATGAGGAAAGTAGGGAACCCAAATAAGAGAAGGAAAGTGTTTACTGTTTACTATTTAAGGACAACCGATAATATTGttttatacaaattattattaatatttcatACTATAATTTGATTAGTTCAGTAACCTAAATTATGAAATGTTCGTATCAAATAAAAAATCAGACTTTTTACGATTATATCGATCAATCACAAATTGACGATTGAActaaattaattgaattaattggTTATGGTCAGTTAATCCAGTAAGTACCAAATACTACCCAGTTAAATTTAAGGAACTCAAGGGATGTGTTGGGCTCACTAATCACCTATTATTCTCttgaatttaattcttattttttaGCTAATGAGTTAAATTTAAAGAATAATATTATAAGATGTGTTTTTTATTATATTCTATTCGTAAAGCTTAGACAATTACTAATTGTATTTGAGTTTTATGGGAAAAAAATGCAAAGACTTTTTCAAAGTCGTTCCCCCAAGATCGTTTTCTTTGGGTTGAAATGTCCTCCCGTCATCTTTTAAATTGCGGAGAAAAAACAATATCCAAGCATTATTAATTTCATGGAGGGGCTGTGTCCTATCTCACAGCCTCACTCCCTAAGCAGACCAAACCctaatccaaaaaataaataaataaaaaataaaaaaataaaaaataaataaataaaagcaatTCCCCTTCCAATTGTATCCAGCTGGGCAGGGCAAAAATGACCACCTGCTCTTCAAATGATATGAACAGATATCTTCGTGGCTTTGACAATTTCACGGCACAATCAAAGCCATTTAACCATGTCCCTAACGCCAATCACGAACGCCTGACCAAGTTCTCGACCTTGACAATTTGCTATCGCATGCAAATCGAAAACCCTCCTTCACCCAATTTACCCAATCACAGGCTACTCTTTAAAACAAAAACACACAAAAATTCCCCGCAGAATTGATTACCATCAGTCGAtttccgagaagcatatgcaTAATTCATCAACTAAAATTTGAAGATCTCCCTAAGGAAATAttgcaataaatttaaaattaacacATGGCAATTCCAAGGTAGAAATTAGTCTCCCTAGGAAGATAAGCGCGAAATTAAGACgcgtatatataattaatatatataacttaatatatTAACTCATGATGGCcgaccatttatatatatatatgccataATCAGCTCAGTACCATAGGTATATTGCCAAAGGATTGCAGTTGCCCGTGCATGCATGCCTAACAATGTGGCTTCCACCGTTCGCCGTCGGCCTTCACCATCCTCAGCGTCACCGGCGGTCGTAGCCGCCGGCTCCACCAACGCGGCCGCAACTGGTGGGCTCAGAGGCAGAGCCGTTCATTAATTAATATAGTCGGAAACATTAAGAACGAGGCTCAGACCCATGTGAAGAAGGGGGAGCTGTTGGTGAGGGTGGGTGGCTTTTTGTAGGCAAGGCGGGGTGTAGGGGAGAGGATCTTCTCAGTATATGCTTGGAAGCGAAAAAGCACAAGTTTTTGTGCTGTCACTTTTTGCCTggttatttatcattttttggcTGACCATTTTGGCCCATTAGATTGTGGAGTCTGCCTAAGCTAgatagttattttattttttactttattactctctctctctctctctctctctctctgtaatgacccgaaaaaattatggtattttaaataatgataaaaggggggaaaatagaagttggaagggaaaagaaatgggctcgtcgacgaggacatgtctcgtcgatgagaaaataccgagagaggattttaagtgattctgaatttcgtcgatgaggagagagttcgtcgacgagtcttcttcttggcctcatcgacgagatgacctGACTTATCAACGAAACCTAGTGTATAAATAGagtcaaccttcattttttggtCATTTCCAGCGCAAAtactcctccctctctctcttctacacccctcctcccttctctctaagatctcgggccgatctgtcgccggttcgacgatttgaagctattatgacgctcctggtgaagttttctacatatctgctggagtggatcgtcagtggggttgagttgaaaaccatcccaaattcatggtaagactttctactcaatatttgacttcgtgacagttgtagaaagcgtagtacgggtagaaatactaaagtttagttatggagaatgtcatttttagggtgttgagcgggaAACCATGCGGGTGCATAAGTATTTCTCTtatgggcttttcaggactcaggtaaggggataaactaaactagttattttgtgaaaatgtatgtatattattacaacatatgattttaggaatatatatatatatatatatatgctttatatttgggaaatactgttgaaaataatggtatgttaaatatacgaaaaccctattttgtgtggcatgagtagaatttaaaatgaaatactgttttctggaaatatgataaagatatgggtATGATTTGCAGGCGTACGAGCCATGCTAcatatatgatttgccggcgtacgggccgtgctatgtatgtgatttgctggcgtacgggtcgtgctatgtatgCGATTTTTcgacgtacgggtcgtgctatggagatgttttgtcggcgtacgggctgagttatggatatgatgtgccggtgtacgagccgaactatgataaaatatgaaataccggcgtacgggccgatgattttcatgatatatgtatatatgcaaaatgatatgatgatactGATTTGGCAAGtaatagtatgaaatatttatgtatcacagtttgattatatgtttttatgatatcagaacctggttggcttggtttaggctagcacttgcacggtaccgctgttatgtgttcatgatttatcatgatatttgtgttaatgctgtTATATGAAGTGgcatgaggttggatggtcgatgtggttttaaggagtgtgagcgcccctggtgtacggaccaggtctggcagacccatcggacttacagactgtacttttgacttgacagtggtcagccaaccattgttaggtctcgcctaCGGCCtatacaacccagtcatatgggggtaaaacatgacaacagttagctaacctactagaattgttttattattattattatatgagatgagttacGCTATGAGAATACAATATGTTTTGTCATGTTATGGTTATACATGTTTTTTTTCCCagaaatatatatacagttttactagttacgttcatgaatatatatatatatatatatatatatatatatatcaccgaaatgctcatgttgtcacacactagtgttagtttatttcccttactaagaggtgtctcaccccgaattttcatgaacttttcaggagcccctaatagaaAAGTAGGTAAAGCTCCACTGTGATAATTACGATTGATCTGCTCtttctgaagggtatgtattttacGATAGggtcagttggattttgtgggaatgaccttaggactcttttgggttgtttatatatgtatatacagtagATATAgcaactctagtattgtgatggatggttttgtatatggtattatgagttaattatgattttatgtttcttactgCTTAGGCATCCGTGCTAttttctgttatatccctggaacccacgggtccaagtggattatgatctgatgaatttattatattgtttttattatattttgaaaaaaataatatggaaattaaacaGGTCCttacacacactctctctctctctctctctctctctcttaggcaaatagttattttattttttactttactactctctctctctctctctctctctctctctctctctctctctctctctctcacacacacacacacacacacacacacacacagagaacTAACATTCCAATTAAACCTCCATACCCCTCCAtttgacaaaaaataaataaaaaaaattttggtgcAGGTGCCAAAGTCGCATGTAAAAGTTCCTTTATAATCGTTGTGAGAATTGCTAATACAAGTCCCTTCACCACAGTAAATTAGA
This region of Malania oleifera isolate guangnan ecotype guangnan chromosome 10, ASM2987363v1, whole genome shotgun sequence genomic DNA includes:
- the LOC131165560 gene encoding small ribosomal subunit protein uS8z/uS8w, which produces MVRVSVLNDALKSMYNAEKRGKRQVLIRPSSKVIIKFLLVMQKHGYIGEFEYVDDHRSGKLVVELNGRLNKCGVISPRFDVGVKDIESWTARLLPSRQFGYIVLTTSAGIMDHEEARRKNVGGKVLGFFY